The proteins below come from a single Micromonas commoda chromosome 8, complete sequence genomic window:
- a CDS encoding predicted protein — translation MSEGDPSPRGDGAGGDGSSSKFNTRNPAVKRILREQREMLASDEDENDWALHAEMCEDDIFEWHFAIMGAEGSEFEGGIYHGRILLPPEYPFKPPSFMLLTPSGRFETMTKICLSITQHHPEHWQPSWSVRTALLAVRAFMPTPADGAVGSLEFNVDERRALAARSRSEVPSFGNAARRELTNAVHRRMLA, via the coding sequence ATGTCGGAAGGGGACCCGTCGCCCCGGGGCGacggagcaggcggcgatggatcGTCGTCCAAGTTCAACACGCGCAACCCCGCGGTCAAGCGCATCCTCCGGGAGCAGCGGGAgatgctcgcgtcggacgaggacgagaacgACTGGGCGCTGCACGCGGAGATGTGCGAGGACGACATCTTCGAGTGGCACTTCGCCATCATGGGCGCGGAGGGATCGGAGTTTGAAGGGGGCATCTACCACGGCAGGATCCTCCTTCCGCCGGAGTATCCCTTCAAGCCGCCGTCGTTCATGCTCCTGACACCGTCGGGAAGGTTCGAGACGATGACGAAGATCTGCCTCTCCATCACCCAGCATCACCCCGAGCACTGGCAGCCGTCGTGGAGCGTCCGCACCGCGCTTCTGGCGGTGAGGGCGTTCAtgcccacccccgcggacggTGCCGTCGGTTCGTTGGAGTTTAACGTGGACGAGCGCagggcgttggcggcgaggagcaggTCCGAGGTGCCCAGCTTTGGCAatgcggcgcggcgcgagctcacGAACGCGGTGCACCGACGCATGCTCGCCAG
- a CDS encoding predicted protein — protein MKASLEPGEAELASAEAELKIIAGLGRTAAREAAATAQIAETRAVIAEQKTLIERLTGVSIVTSDPSAGSLVLRLVTRVDATPAFAMAMDDAGAHPKHPVPVPAHDETHTLTVTFHPGTTAVKDAVLEPTGVPMDDIVQAARASGAAEANLQKLTAELKVRINATHARCEALGALANTLSMDWSASLSQIRVGLYGGAGGAVAAVDVPLEWPLNGAKCRVVGLAGLAPAVVAAAAQRVEASGYATVTEALRATRDALAASGHSA, from the coding sequence atgaaggcgtcgctcgagcccggggaggctgagctcgcgagcgccgaggcggagctgAAGATCATCGCCGGGCTGGGAagaaccgcggcgagggaggcggcggcgacggcgcagattgccgagacgcgcgcggtcatcgccgagcaGAAGACGCTCATCGAACGCCTCACCGGCGTGAGCATCGTGACCAGCGACCCGTCCGCGGGGTCCCTCGTCCTCAGGCTCGTCACCCGCGTtgacgcgacgccggcgttcgcgatggcgatggaCGATGCCGGAGCGCACCCTAAGCACCCCGTTCCCGTTcccgcgcacgacgagaCCCACACGCTCACCGTCACCTTCCATCCGGGCACGACCGCGGTGAaggacgcggtgctcgagccGACGGGTGTTCCGATGGACGACATCGTCcaggcggctcgcgcgtcgggcgcggctgAGGCAAACTTGCAGAAGCTGACGGCTGAGTTGAAGGTTCGCATTaacgcgacgcacgcgaggtgcgaggcgctgggcgcgctcgcgaacaCGTTGTCCATGGACTGGAGCGCGTCGTTGTCGCAGATCCGCGTCGGTTTatacggcggcgcgggcggagcggtggcggcggttgACGTGCCGCTGGAGTGGCCGCTGAACGGGGCCAAGTGTCGGGTGGTGGGTCTGGCGGGTCTGGCcccggcggtggtggcggccgcggcgcagaggGTCGAAGCGAGCGGGTACGCGACCGTGACGGAGGCGCtcagggcgacgcgggatgctctcgcggcgtccggccACTCCGCGTGA
- a CDS encoding predicted protein encodes MFSTFQGGPFVEVFTPQGKDPTEGWKMLGGKCVKRMYEKGVKGYVHHVTGPPGLKMQLPADERRGVGLKQPYLVFQMLLPSGQYVSLEIVVADQEGTRRRLILSTSFTDVKSTPLHAQVPLPSALVPYDRWVNLALDLPSLTAALWAEQRAEFKSVEGVGVGATCAIRKIFTAKSPPQEHGVDPSVQREAARIKDTMTEGGRACVGTDGSLGIRGFGCGPGDASRSRTGAAAFFGGESTQFSQTEPAPEPVPRAADFLPGVERTTVCLDPAKLMACRVAGLPNADVYDVLGGSPKRASSREGCIDERFGGLGVAGLRIGGNTAGGGHHHHQHLSYSAPSSGRKQHADHRVSSRGASRDGVHLAFGTRVASTPPSRGRSRPASQPEHNRRWSPTNGNGNGGVHSRDGTPGTSGRTRAERFNEDLASYFAAQGHGRSSGFIDRLNRRNSVDNNGGGGPGAIDLPHVDARPKVSSPGGKPGGLISHGSREWDDDVAALGDLGGHLSVSPKGGASGRRSVTFGASPKTPGGARRTQANAQPRAHTVGGASPRSRGSRLSTGALPALSPRGRERSSSRGLDFGPSLRSREGGGLDECDLGGSMRVSSLSHSFDAGGEGGVVNHFPARHSRRSQRSSGPGSPIGSLNASSRSVSDGDEESATAGATAGATAGATAAGAGSFTPQPPPGAYSSRRYADDRFENRFDPGFDDDDMPNMRHSELGLSNSSLDRFVGGGNAPPPRLVVPGGPEDDDAVVVTVEPPTRSIASPMHPHGFGGYDDDFQLAADLNSPSAGLDGRPGRRTYGGRGRGARGGRGSVERTIQTPSKLHGAPRAARGGEADGVEKEGEDGGGVYMDGEGPGANAARGHPSTTVIRASRAASEVGDEDPAEGGAEGGADLNDDDDDDRGIEPIAETFEPHRDSNGIAYYPNGSAPTRDGDDDDGLGLSSDDESGQLRMMRESQIIGVSDMPSRGGHSRGADSSTSGDGGWGGIGGAGGWSSRPGTGSSSIWGKQTNSRGFSTPAGLRLFTPDLILSGGERRSTVPPPMGAHDVTGGTRTTPDANAKEPSVTNGSKEPLHVVNGEANVARAGPIGNSKPNSPSFAGKNEIKSEGENKEEPAELDLIYDPVLNYYFDPKSNTYYELKT; translated from the exons ATGTTCTCAACATTTCAGGGCGGTCCCTTCGTGGAGGTCTTCACCCCGCAG GGCAAGGACCCGACGGAGGGATGGAAGATGCTGGGGGGTAAATGCGTCAAGCGCATGTACGAGAAGGGCGTCAAGGGATACGTCCACCACGTGACCGGACCGCCGGGGCTGAAGATGCAGCTACCCGCGGACGAGAGGCGCGG AGTCGGACTCAAGCAGCCGTACCTCGTGTTCCAGATGCTCCTCCCGTCCGGCCAGTACGTCTCGCTCgagatcgtcgtcgccgaccaggAGGGCACACGACGAAGGCTCATCCTCTCCACCTCCTTCACAGACGTCAAGTCGACGCCGCTGCACGCCCAGGTACCCTTACCATCCGCCTTGGTGCCGTACGACAGGTGGGTAAACCTCGCGTTGGACCTCCCgtccctcaccgcggcgctgtggGCGGAACAACGAGCGGAGTTCAAGTCGGTGGAgggcgttggcgtcggcgcgacgtgcgccatTCGTAAGATCTTCACCGCCAAGTCGCCGCCCCAGGAGCACGGGGTGGACCCGAGCGTTcagagggaggcggcgcggatcaAGGATACGATGACGGAGGGGGGGCGCGCGTGCGTGGGCACCGACGGGAGCCTGGGGATCCGGGGGTTCGGGTGCgggcccggcgacgcgtcgaggagccgaacgggggcggcggcgtttttTGGCGGCGAATCGACGCAATTTTCGCAAACGGAGccggcgccggagccggtgccgagggcggcggactTTCTCCCGGGGGTGGAGAGGACGACGGTGTGCCTGGACCCGGCCAAGCTGATGGCGTGCCGCGTCGCGGGCCTACCAAACGCGGATGTATACGACGTATTGGGTGGGTCCCCgaagcgcgcgtcgtcgcgcgagggaTGCATCGACGAAAGATTCGGAGGGctgggcgtcgccggcttgCGAATAGGAGgaaacacagctggcggcggccaccaccaccaccagcATCTCAGCTACTCCGCCCCTTCGAGCGGGCGCAAGCAGCACGCGGACCACCGGGTATCCAGCCGGGGCGccagccgcgacggcgttcaCCTCGCGTTCGGCACCCgggtcgcgtccacgccgccgtcgcgcgggcggagcAGGCCCGCGTCGCAACCCGAGCACAACAGACGGTGGAGCCCGACGAACGGTAACGGTAACGGCGGCGTGCACtcgcgcgacgggacgcCCGGAACTTCGGgtcggacccgcgccgagcgattCAACGAGGACTTGGCGAGCTACTTCGCCGCGCAAGGACACGGGCGGTCGAGCGGGTTCATCGACAGGCTGAACAGACGAAACTCGGTGGATAACAACGGCGGTGGAGGACCCGGGGCGATTGATTTGccccacgtcgacgccaggCCGAAGGTTTCGTCCCCCGGCGGCAAGCCGGGCGGGCTGATATCGCACGGGTCTCGCgagtgggacgacgacgtggcggCGCTGGGGGACCTGGGCGGCCACCTGAGCGTCAGCCCCAAGGGGGGAGCGTCGGGGAGGAGGTCGGTGACGTTTGGAGCGAGCCCGAAGACTCCcggaggcgcgaggaggacgcagGCGAACGCCCAGCCCCGCGCGCATACggtcgggggcgcgtcgcctcgatcGAGGGGCTCGCGGCtctccaccggcgcgctgCCCGCGCTATCCCCGCGAGGGAGGGAGAGAAGCAGCAGCAGGGGGCTCGATTTCGGGCCGAGTCTCCGTtctcgagaaggaggcgggcTGGACGAGTGCGACCTGGGCGGCTCCATGCGGGTGTCGTCGCTGAGCCACTCGTttgacgcgggcggcgaaggcggggtGGTTAACCACTTCCCGGCACGCcactcgcggcgttcgcagCGGTCGTCCGGTCCCGGGTCCCCGATCGGATCCCTGAACGCGAGTTCCAGGTCCGTttccgacggggacgaagaAAGCGCCACGGCTGGCGCCACGGCTGGCGCCACGGCTGGCGCCACGGCtgccggcgcggggagcttcacgccgcagccgccgcccggggcgtACTCCAGCAGGCGGTACGCGGACGACCGTTTCGAAAACCGTTTCGATCCGGgtttcgacgacgacgacatgcCCAACATGCGTCACTCCGAGCTGGGTTTGTCCAACTCGTCGTTGGACAGGTTCGTGGGAGgagggaacgcgccgcccccgcgcctgGTGGTTCCGGGCGGtccggaggacgacgacgcggtggtggtgacGGTGGAGCCCCCGACGCGaagcatcgcgtcgccgatgcaCCCTCACGGCTTCGGAggctacgacgacgacttccagctcgcggcggatctGAATTCGCCCTCTGCGGGGCTGGACGGCAGACCCGGGCGGAGGACGTACGGCGGGAGGGGCCGGGGGGCCCGCGGGGGCCGGGGATCCGTCGAGCGGACTATCCAGACCCCGTCCAAGCTCCACGGCGCTCCACGGGCGGCTCGCGGGGGGGAGGCGGACGGGGTGGAAAAGGAAGGggaagacggcggcggcgtgtacATGGACGGGGAGGGACCGggggcgaacgccgcgaggggtcatccgtcgacgacggtcatccgggcgtcgagggcggcgtctgAGGTTGGGGACGAGGACCcggccgaggggggtgccgaggggggtgccgacctaaacgacgacgacgacgacgaccgcgggaTCGAGCCGATCGCGGAGACGTTCGAGCCCCACCGCGACTCCAACGGCATCGCGTACTACCCCAACGGATCGGCTcccacccgcgacggcgacgacgacgacgggctggggctctcctccgacgacgagtccggTCAGCTTCGGATGATGCGGGAGAGCCAGATCATCGGGGTGTCGGACAtgccgtcgcgcgggggacactcgaggggcgcggacAGCAGCACCagcggggacggcgggtgGGGGGGGATCGGCGGGGCCGGGGGTTGGTCCTCCCGGCCCGGGACGGGTTCGTCGTCGATTTGGGGAAAACAAACCAACAGCCGGGGGttctcgacgcccgcgggtctGCGCCTGTTCACCCCCGACCTCATCCTCTCcgggggcgagcggcggagcACGGTGCCCCCGCCGATGGGTGCCCACGACGTGACGGgtgggacgcggacgacgccggacgcCAACGCGAAGGAACCGTCGGTCACGAACGGATCGAAAGAGCCGCTTCACGTGGTCAACGGCGAGGCAaacgtcgctcgcgccggtcCGATCGGTAACTCCAAGCCgaactcgccgagcttcgcCGGTAAAAACGAGATCAAATCGGAGGGGGAGAAcaaggaggagcccgcggagctcgacctGATCTACGACCCGGTGCTGAACTACTACTTCGACCCCAAGAGCAACACGTACTACGAGCTCAAGACGTGA
- a CDS encoding predicted protein, with protein sequence MVKPLKGVVVSNKMMKSVTVMVERIYKHPRWGKYVKARKKYMAHDENNMCGPGDKVLMVHSRPLSKNKKWVVTEILRKERVYDHDNVGKRKELRVFDGDLGPANANAGS encoded by the exons aTGGTGAAGCCCCTGAAGGGCGTGGTGGTATCTAATAAGATGATGAAGAGTGTGACGGTGATGGTGGAGCGCATATACAAGCATCCACGGTGGGGGAAGTACGTCAAGGCCAGGAAGAAGTACATG GCGCACGACGAGAACAACATGTGCGGCCCCGGCGATAAGGTCCTCATGGTCCACTCCAGGCCCCTCTCCAAGAACAAGAAGTGGGTTGTGACGGAGATCCTTCGCAAGGAGCGGGTGTACGATCACGACAACGTGGGCAAGCGGAAGGAGTTGCGCGTGTTCGACGGGGATCTCGGAccggcgaacgcgaacgcgggg TCATAG
- a CDS encoding predicted protein, with protein sequence MATCASSATSMPRVATRVRARIGGGGATGRVALRPRARAVPRAAPVTTTTTPHPFVDFDTTGCGPFPLLDPTRGYTHVSPGVCDTCADSAEARRAWVELLLGQLPSHRANAERTAKFLGDECPPDYTERYRAWEGDYEAYLEEVSKDGVPKGQGATLLDMVDEKERLLRRRGLDDMFAGLKAGEDAIASVLFHSIASEIDNIWSPDERDTRDDDDAMAKAAMIRAVIECCLAGNLFDAGAAAAVQGVQVGDFCEPCVVEPDSREMSEEEAGRYRLDADQLAEVFARARARVSRDASPGGWRFDSFSEICERCVATEHPGWRRVVIFCDNAGADVMGMVVLARALAAIGGEDTKVALVANTHAALNDVTHAELRGFLSTVAGWGESSTGDRAGGPSDPVLAAQMERGRVTAVPSGQFSTLLDLNRTGPELNAWVEEELKSVPAGGEWLVVFDGMGRGLESNWNPAPYFKDGVNALNLAMVKSEINAKRLGAEVYDCVVKLSVGGSK encoded by the coding sequence atggcgacgtgcGCATCATCAGCGACGTCGATGCCGCGGGTGGCTACCCGGGTTCGTGCGCGCatcggtggcggcggcgcgaccgggcgcgtcgcgctccgcccccgtgcacgcgccgtcccccgcgcggctccCGTCACGACGACCACGACTCCCCATCCCTTCGTGGACTTCGACACGACCGGCTGCGGACCGTTCCCGCTGCTGGACCCGACGCGGGGGTACACGCACGTCTCCCCGGGGGTGTGTGACACGTGCGCGGactccgcggaggcgcgacgcgcgtgggtCGAGCTGCTGTTGGGCCAGCTCCCGTCCCAtcgcgccaacgccgagCGCACCGCCAAattcctcggcgacgaatGCCCACCGGACTACACCGAGAGGTACCGAGCGTGGGAGGGCGACTACGAGGCCTACCTCGAGGAGGTTTCCAAAGACGGCGTGCCCAAAGGCCAAGGCGCCACCCTGCTGGACATGGTggacgagaaggagcggCTCTTACGCAGGAGAGGCCTGGACGACATGTTCGCGGGCCTCAAGGCTGGCGAAGACGCAATCGCGTCGGTCCTCTTCCActccatcgcgtccgagATTGACAACATCTGGTCCCCGGATGAGCGCGAcacacgcgacgacgacgatgcgatggcaaaggcggcgatgatccGCGCCGTGATCGAGTGCTGCCTGGCCGGTAACCTCTtcgacgcgggagccgccgcggcggtgcagggGGTGCAGGTTGGCGATTTCTGCGAGCCCTGCGTGGTGGAACCGGATTCGCGAGAGatgagcgaggaggaggcgggacGGTACAGGCTGGACGCGGaccagctcgcggaggttttcgcgcgcgcgagggcgcgggtgTCCCGCGACGCAAGCCCCGGCGGTTGGAGGTTCGACTCGTTCTCGGAGATTTGCGAGCgctgcgtcgcgacggaacACCCGGGCTGGCGCAGAGTCGTCATCTTCTGCGacaacgccggcgcggacgtcatgGGGATGGTCGTgttggcgagggcgctcgcggcgatcggcgggGAGGACACCAAGGTGGCGCTGGTGGCCAACACccacgcggcgctcaacgACGTGACGCACGCCGAGCTGCGCGGTTTCCTCTCGACCGTGGCGGGCTGGGGCGAGTCGTCGACCGGTGACCGGGCGGGGGGACCGTCGGATCCCGTCCTGGCGGCGCAGatggagcgcgggcgcgtcaccgcggtgcCCAGCGGGCAGTTCAGCACCCTGCTGGACCTGAACCGCACGGGCCCGGAGCTGAACGCCTgggtggaggaggagctgaAGAGCGTCCCGGCGGGTGGGGAGTGGCTGGTGGTGTTCGACGGGATGGGCCGAGGGCTCGAGTCCAACTGGAACCCGGCGCCGTACTTTAAGGACGGGGTGAACGCGCTCAACCTTGCGATGGTGAAGAGCGAGATCAACGCCAAGCGACTGGGCGCCGAGGTGTACGACTGCGTGGTGAAGCTGTCCGTGGGGGGCTCGAAGTGA
- a CDS encoding predicted protein, producing the protein MAGRSAASAAVIALRRALVFTLAESRAVQPPRVHLLAWSVPPREWITRDFGGSRTNRGHSTWHRSSAPRRVPSRGLHASASSRSHDAEALNRGDQSWAITTPIISDQVSIPDGVVGDVVEIPVGVGDVVDEGTHAVIIETHKACLNVKATGHRRMRVVEVLTRIGQEVKEGDRLLMVEKAD; encoded by the coding sequence ATGGCGGGAagaagcgcggcgtcggccgccgtGATCGCGCTCCGTCGGGCCCTCGTTTTCACGCTCGCGGAGTCGCGCGCTGTCCAAcccccccgcgtccaccttcTCGCGTGGAGCGTGCCCCCGCGCGAGTGGATAACCCGCGACTTCGGGGGTTCGCGCACGAATCGCGGGCATTCGACTTGGCAccggtcgagcgcgccgcgtcgtgtcCCGAGCAGGGGACTGCACGcgtctgcgtcgtcgcgttcgcacgacgccgaggcgctaAATCGTGGCGACCAGAGCTGGGCCATCACCACCCCGATCATCTCCGATCAGGTTTCCATACCCGACGGGGTCGTCGGAGACGTCGTGGAGATACCAGTCGGGGTCGGGGACGTGGTCGACGAGGGCACGCACGCGGTGATCATCGAGACGCACAAGGCTTGCCTGAACGTCAAGGCGACGGGACACCGCAGGATGCGAGTGGTCGAGGTGTTGACGCGAATAGGCCAGGAGGTCAAGGAGGGCGACAGGTTGCTCATGGTGGAAAAGGCGGACTGA
- a CDS encoding heat shock transcription factor (expressed), with protein MGVRGVEIAAPFLRKVYSIVSNPETDDIVSWSGNGKQFTVHQLNDFSTKILPSNFNHPNFSSFVRQLNSYGFRKVEHSSWTFANPDFYEGGEDNLKKISRKTSQKKQEEIRRGAWDDESAFGVGGDPRRTALDLHMRQELQICRLEVAHLVHRIGTVEHIQEQLLALLINPQNSAQRAASSGMQQQGGGANAGQIGDVLESLYKQISESRHSGDATNLGGWGAYGVNAAVARHPGLAGAAAMGGLGPQARHDLGGGVNGGLQFGYDALSGLGVTGAGTGGVSNGAGRSQLEALYHQATK; from the exons ATGGGCGTCCGTGGCGTGGAAATCGCGGCCCCCTTTCTCCGGAAAGT CTACTCGATCGTCTCCAACCCGGAGACGGACGACATCGTTTCGTGGTCCGGAAACGGCAAGCAGTTCACGGTGCACCAGCTCAACGACTTCAGCACCAAGATCCTGCCCTCGAACTTCAATCACCCGAACTTCAGCAGCTTCGTGAGGCAGCTCAACTCCTAC GGCTTCCGCAAGGTTGAGCACAGCTCGTGGACGTTCGCCAACCCCGACTTCTACGAGGGCGGAGAGGATAACCTCAAGAAGATCAGCCGCAAGACGTCCCAGAAGAAGCAGGAGGAGATCCGCCGGGGCGCTTGGGACGACGAGAGCGCGTTTGGCGTGGGGGGCGACCCCCGCCGCACCGCGCTCGACCTGCACATGCGACAGGAGCTCCAGATCTGCCGCCTGGAGGTGGCGCACCTGGTTCACAGGATCGGTACCGTCGAGCACATCCAGGAGCAGCTCTTGGCACTGCTCATCAACCCGCAGAATAGCGCGCAGAGGGCCGCGTCTTCGGGCATGCAGcagcagggcggcggagccaACGCCGGGCAGATTGGCGACGTGCTCGAGTCCCTGTACAAGCAGATCAGCGAGTCGCGGCACtccggggacgcgacgaatCTCGGGGGCTGGGGCGCGTACGGAgtcaacgcggcggtcgcgaggcACCCGGGGCtggcgggagccgccgcgatgggcgggTTGGGCCCGCAGGCGAGGCACGAcctgggcggcggggttAACGGCGGCTTGCAGTTTGGTTACGACGCGCTcagcggcctcggcgtcacGGGCGCCGGGACGGGGGGCGTGTCGAACGGGGCGGGCAGGTCGCAGCTCGAGGCTTTGTACCATCAGGCGACCAAGTGA
- a CDS encoding predicted protein: MLGDGADDDLGDRDGGFGRRDGYRSRSPRGGGGSRSRSRSRSRGAKRDFPRSWSRSRSRSPRRRRRGSRSRSRSRSRSGGGRGYARDDRRRGRRRSRSASRSPRGARAREVPPPPPRDGGRHRGDPRDSQAPLSTAGRGPGVCYAFQRGRCTRGDECRFAHVISDVPPPPPGARSGGNRGGDASAATLHPPLHSIQKGRVATVRPFGLFVRMNGFVRDGLVHCANVSDELTFRREDGDDAKVMAMEYFHPRDSEVYAKVVEIRRDGYSGDVKVGLSMKLVDQSSGEDLDPDHSRAKALLEGGFGWNGHGNGDGDGHRDSRNLSDDPPALNSTHRAVVKEVKPYGVFVSMAGFRRNGLVPHHQVSDYLEFSREDTDEDKVKALEGAVGKGDEAWVKVVELKEPNYPGEGPVKVTCSIKLCDQRDGSDLDPGCSRYFPQGERGGDRDGVGGNIPRRVGDGAGEAVKRGGVIDWGHHLGDVKQYGDGGRYDLVTDDVGEGLERREDGQTGVPQGRPGHGPPRTVPPPPSGAAPASARDQQIGSVEEALAILAKHKKEKKERKEKKAKKSKKSSKKERKERKEKKGKRSRRDLSDSSSDSES; encoded by the coding sequence atgttgggcgacggcgcggacgacgacctcggcgatcgcgacgggggtTTCGGGAGACGCGACGGGTaccgcagccgcagcccgaggggcgggggcggatcgAGGTCGCGATCGAGGTCCCGGTCGCGGGGCGCGAAGCGCGACTTCCCGAGGTCGTGGAGCCGATCGAGGAgccggtcgccgcgtcggcgcaggCGCGGATCGAGGTCCCGATCgaggtcgcggtcgcggtccgggggcgggcgggggtacgcgcgcgatgacagacgacgcgggcgtcgtcgttcgaggtccgcgtcgcgctcaccgcggggtgcgcgcgcgagggaggttccaccgccgccgccccgggacGGTGGACGGCACCGCGGAGATCCGAGGGACTCCCAGGCGCCCCTTTccaccgccgggcgcggcccCGGGGTGTGCTACGCCTTTCAGCGAGGGCGGTGCACGCGAGGCGACGAGTGCAGGTTCGCGCACGTCATCTCCGACGTcccccctccgccgcccggggcACGTTCCGGCGGTAACCGGGGCGGTGAtgcatccgccgcgacgctccaTCCGCCGCTGCATTCGATTCAAAAgggccgcgtcgccaccgttCGACCGTTCGGCCTCTTCGTCCGCATGAACGGCttcgtccgcgacgggctGGTGCACTGCGCCAACGTCAGCGACGAGCTCACGTTCCGCAGggaagacggcgacgacgccaaggtgATGGCCATGGAATACTTTCACCCGAGAGACTCGGAGGTTTACGCCAAGGTTGTCGAGATTCGCAGGGACGGGTACTCGGGCGACGTCAAGGTTGGACTCTCGATGAAACTCGTCGACCAGTCATCGGGCGAGGACCTGGACCCGGACCACTCCAGGGCTAAGGCGTTACTGGAGGGAGGATTCGGCTGGAACGGACACGGgaacggggacggggacggtcATCGTGACTCGCGCAATTTGTCAGACGATCCGCCGGCGCTCAACTCTACGCACAGAGCCGTGGTCAAAGAGGTGAAGCCGTACGGCGTGTTCGTCTCCATGGCGGGTTTTCGACGTAACGGGCTGGTGCCCCACCACCAGGTGAGCGACTACCTCGAGTTCTCGAGGGAGGATACCGACGAGGATAAGGTCAAGGCGCTggagggcgcggtgggcaagggcgacgaggcgtggGTGAAGGTTGTCGAGCTGAAGGAGCCAAACTACCCCGGCGAGGGACCCGTGAAGGTGACGTGCTCCATCAAGCTGTGCGACCAGCGGGACGGGTCCGACCTGGACCCGGGGTGCTCGAGGTACTTTCCCCAgggggagcgcggcggggatcgCGACGGGGTCGGCGGTAATATACCGAggcgggtcggcgacggcgccggcgaggcggtgaagaggggcggcgtcatcgactGGGGCCACCACCTCGGTGACGTCAAGCagtacggcgacggcggccgatACGACCTGGTGACGGACGACGTGGGTGAAGGACTCGAAAGGAGGGAGGATGGACAGACGGGGGTGCCGCAAGGGAGGCCCGGGCACGGTCCACCCCGgacggtgccgccgccgccgtcgggcgcggcgccggcgagcgcgagggaccAACAAATTGGGAGCGTGGAGGAGGCtctcgcgatcctcgccaagcacaagaaggagaagaaggaacggaaggagaagaaggcgaagaagagcAAGAAGTCTTCCAAGAAGGAGAGGAAGGAGaggaaggagaagaagggcaAGAGGAGCAGGCGGGACCTTTCGGACAGCTCGAGCGACTCTGAGTCTTAG